The following DNA comes from Mycobacterium sp. MS1601.
CAAGTCGTTCCACGGCGACTTCGACTTCACCCAGGCGCTGTTCTCCTACGATCTGGAGGCCGAGGACCTCGCCTCCGGTGGCAACCCGCCGATGGTGGATTCACTGGGCCACACCATGACCAGCGTGGTGATCAACCCCTTCTTCAACTGGCAGTCCGACCGCGCCCCACGCACGCCCTACCACGAGACCATCATCTACGAAGCCCACGTCAAGGGCATGACGCAGAACCACCCCGGTGTGCCCGAGGAACTCCGCGGAACCTATGCGGGGCTGGGACATCCGGTGATCATCGATCATCTGAAGTCGTTGAACGTGACGGCCATCGAGCTGATGCCGGTTCACCAGTTCATGCACGACCACCGTCTGCTGGAACTGGGACTGCGGAACTACTGGGGCTACAACACCGTCGGCTTCTTCGCGCCGCACTTCCAGTACGCCGCCACCCGGAACGCCGGCGGCGCGGTGGCCGAGTTCAAGACGATGGTCAAGGCATTCCACGAAGCCGGCATCGAGGTGATCCTGGACGTGGTCTACAACCACACCGCCGAGGGCAACCACCTGGGACCCACCATCAACTTCCGCGGAATCGACAATGCCGCCTACTACCGGCTGCTCGACGGTGATCTGCGTTACTACAAGGATTTCACCGGCACCGGCAACAGCCTCAACGCCCGTCATCCCCACACCTTGCAACTGATCATGGATTCGTTGAGATATTGGGTACTGGAGATGCATGTGGACGGTTTCCGGTTCGACCTGGCATCAACCCTGGCCCGTGAGTTCTACGACGTGGACCGACTCTCGGCGTTCTTCGACCTCGTGCAGCAGGACCCGGTGATCAGCCAGGTGAAGCTGATCGCCGAACCGTGGGATGTCGGTGAAGGCGGCTATCAGGTGGGCAACTTCCCTGGTTTGTGGACCGAGTGGAACGGGAAGTATCGCGACACTGTGCGCGACTACTGGCGGGGTGAGCCCGCAACCCTCGGGGAGTTCGCCTCCCGACTCACCGGTTCCTCGGATCTGTACGCGGCCACCGGTCGACGTCCCAGCGCGTCGATCAACTTCGTGACCGCCCACGACGGATTCACCCTCAACGACCTGGTGTCCTACAACGAGAAACACAACCTGGCCAACGGCGAGGACAATCGCGACGGCGAAAGCCACAACCGGTCGTGGAACTGCGGAGTCGAAGGCCCCACCGACGATCCCGAGATTGTCGAACTGCGGGCCCGGCAGATGCGCAACATCTGGGTCACCCTGATGGTCAGCCAGGGCACCCCGATGATCAGCCACGGCGACGAGATCGGTCGCACCCAGCACGGCAACAACAACGCCTACTGCCAGGATTCACCGTTGTCCTGGATGGATTGGTCGATGTGTGTCACCAACCCCGACCTGCTGGCGTTCACCCGGAAAGTCACGGCATTCCGCAAGGCGCACCCGGTGTTTCGGCGCCGCCGCTTCTTCGAGGGCAAACCGATCCGCACCGGCGAACAGGACCGTGACATCGCCTGGCTCACCACCTCAGGTGTCGAGATGACGCCCGAGGACTGGGGTTCGGGCTTCGGCAAGTGTGTGGCAGTGTTCCTCAACGGCGACGCCATCCCGGCCCCGAACGCACGCGGCGAGCGGGTGGTCGATGATTCGTTCCTGTTGTGCTTCAACGCCCACAGTCAATCCAAGACCTTCATCACACCCGACAGCGGATACGCGCACGAGTGGACGGCGGCGCTGGACACCGCCCACCCCCGCGGCGAGAGCGATCTGGTGGCCAAGGCCGGTGAGGACATCGAGGTATGTGGACGTTCGGTGCTGATCCTGCGCAGGACGGACTGAACCGATGACTCGACCTGTGCTGTCGACGTATCGACTTCAGTTGCGCGGCGACGCCTTTCGTTTTGTCGACGCCGAAGCGCTGGTGGACTACCTGGACGCCCTTGGTGTCAGCCACCTCTACCTGTCCCCCATCCTGACCGCGACCGTCGGTTCCACCCACGGCTACGACGTCGCCGATCCCACTACCGTCTCTGCCGAACTCGGCGGCGCCGAAGGACTTTCATCGTTGTCCGCGGCGGCCCAGGCTCGTGGCCTCGGGCTGGTGGTGGATATCGTGCCCAACCACGTGGGCGTCGACCAGCCCGAGCAGAACGCGTGGTGGTGGGATCTGCTGACGCACGGCCGCTCGTCGCGATACTCCTGCCTCTTCGACATCGACTGGGACCTGGATCCAGACGGCCGGATCGTGTTGCCGGTGCTGGGATCCGACAGCGACGTCGACGACCTCCAGGTCGACGGCGACGTGCTGCGCCTGGGCGATCTGGCGTTCCCGATCGCACCGGGGACCGGTTCGGGCTCTGGTCCCGAGGTGCACGACCGTCAGCACTACCGGTTGATCGGGTGGCGCAACGGGATCTGTGGCTACCGGCGCTTCTTCTCCATCACCTCACTTGCCGGTATCAGGCAGGAGGATCACGACGTCTTCACCACATCGCACGCCGAGGTGAAGCGCTGGTTCGACGAGAAATTGGTGGACGGCATCCGGGTGGACCACCCCGACGGACTCTCCGATCCGGCCGGTTACCTGGTGTGGTTGCGCGAATTGATCGGCGACCAGGCCTATCTGGTGATAGAGAAGATCCTGGCCGCCGATGAGGCACTGGAGCCGACGCTGGCTGTCGACGGCACCACCGGCTACGACGCGCTGCGCGAGATCGGCGGGTTGTTCGTGGACCCGACAGGGCAGCAGGCGCTGTCCGCCCTGTCCGCCTCGGCCGGTTTCGACCACACCGCAGTGCCTGCCATGGTGGCCGAGCTCAAGCGCACCGCCGCCACCGTCACCCTGGGCAGTGAACTGGCCCGGCTGCGGCGCGCCATCGTCGCCACCGTCGGCCATGATCACCCTCACCTCGGTGAGGCCGTCGCTGCCCTGCTGACGCACATCGACGTCTACCGCAGCGACTACCGCGGACTGTCGGCTCTACTACCCACCGCGATCGCCGAAACCGCCTCGGCAGCACCCGAACTGGCCCGTCCGCTGGAACTGGTGTCCGCAGCTGTCGCCGCCGACGGAGAAGCCGCCACGCGACTTCAGCAACTGTGCGGGGCGGTGACGGCCAAGGCCGTCGAGGACTGCCTGTTCTACCGCGACCCGCGTCTGGTGTCACTCAACGAGGTGGGCGGCGAGCCGGAACGCTTCGGTGTCAGCACCGCGGAGTTCCATCAGGCGTCGGCACTGCGGGCCCGGTACTGGCCCACCGCCATGACCACGCTGACCACCCACGACACCAAGCGCGGTGAGGACGTCCGAGCCCGCATAGGCGTGTTGTCGCAGGTGCCGTCGCTGTGGACCGAGCTCGTCAAAGGTTGGGAGGCCTCCACTCCCTCTCCCGATTCGGCCACCGGTTTGTTCTTGTGGCAGAACATCTTCGGAGTCTGGCCTGCCGACAAACCCGACGAGGACCTGCGCGGCCGCCTGCACGGGTATGCCGAGAAGGCCATCCGCGAGGCTGCGCTGCACACCACCTGGAACGAGCCCGACGAGGCGTTCGAGTCCGCGGTGCACGCCTGGGTGGATCAGGTGCTGGACGGGCCGGTGGCCACGGAACTGAGTGCGTTGGTCAAACGGCTCGACGTGCACGCCTGCAGCGACGCCCTGGGCCAGAAGCTGTTGTCCCTCACGGTGCCCGGCGTCCCCGACGTCTACCAGGGCACCGAGCTCTGGGAGGACAGCCTGGTGGACCCCGACAACCGCAGACCGGTTGACTTCGCCGCCCGACGCGATGCTCTGGCCGCCTCGACCCATCCCAAGATGCGCGTGGTGACCGCTGCGCTGCAGTTGCGTCGCGCCCGTCCGGACGTCTTCCTCACCGCCGGGCACACCCCGGTGTTCGCCGACGGCGCGGCCGCCGACCACGTGGTCGCGTTCCAACGGGGCAGCGACGTGCTGGTTGCTGTCAGCCGTTGGACCGTCCACCTGGAGGACAGCGGCTGGGGTGACACCTCCGTGACGTTGCCGCCGGGCACGTGGACGGACCGGATCTCCGGCGCCGAGCACACCGGAACCGTCACCGCCGCAACACTCTTCACCGACCTGCCCGTATCACTGCTGGAGAGAACCGTTGCCTGAGCACGAATTCGCAGTCTGGGCGCCCAAGCCCGAACTGGTCCGCCTCGACGTCAACGGCACTGTCCACGCCATGTCCCGCCACGACGACGGTTGGTGGCGCACCACCCTCGAGGTGGCCCCCGATGTCCGCTACGGGTTCCTGCTCGACGACGACCCGACGGTGCTACCCGATCCTCGTTCGCCGCGGCAACCCGACGGTGTGCATTCTCGCTCGCAACTCTGGGATGCGTCGGCGGTGCAGTGGACGGATCAGGCGTGGTCCGGCCGATCCGTCGAGGGGGCGGTGATCTACGAGCTGCACATCGGCACCTTCACCGCCGAAGGCACCTTCGACGCCGCGATCGACAAGCTGGACTACCTACTGGACCTCGGCGTCGACTTCGTGGAACTGATGCCGGTCAACGCATTCAGCGGCACCCATGGCTGGGGCTACGACGGCGTGCTGTGGTGGGCGGTGCACGAACCATACGGCGGCCCAGACGGTTTGACGCGGCTCATCAACGCCTGCCATGGCCGGGGTCTCGGGGTGCTGATCGACGCGGTGTTCAATCACCTCGGCCCCTCGGGCAACTACCTACCGCGCTACGGCCCGTATCTGTCGTCGGCCAGCAACCCGTGGGGCGAGGGCATCAACATCG
Coding sequences within:
- the glgX gene encoding glycogen debranching protein GlgX yields the protein MPSSESPGPTSSAPLTPAPTVTTVWPGSPYPLGATYDGAGTNFSVFSEVATKVELCLIAKNGTETRIDLEEVDGYVWHAYLPTITPGQRYGFRVHGPWNPGAGQRCDPSKLLLDPYGKSFHGDFDFTQALFSYDLEAEDLASGGNPPMVDSLGHTMTSVVINPFFNWQSDRAPRTPYHETIIYEAHVKGMTQNHPGVPEELRGTYAGLGHPVIIDHLKSLNVTAIELMPVHQFMHDHRLLELGLRNYWGYNTVGFFAPHFQYAATRNAGGAVAEFKTMVKAFHEAGIEVILDVVYNHTAEGNHLGPTINFRGIDNAAYYRLLDGDLRYYKDFTGTGNSLNARHPHTLQLIMDSLRYWVLEMHVDGFRFDLASTLAREFYDVDRLSAFFDLVQQDPVISQVKLIAEPWDVGEGGYQVGNFPGLWTEWNGKYRDTVRDYWRGEPATLGEFASRLTGSSDLYAATGRRPSASINFVTAHDGFTLNDLVSYNEKHNLANGEDNRDGESHNRSWNCGVEGPTDDPEIVELRARQMRNIWVTLMVSQGTPMISHGDEIGRTQHGNNNAYCQDSPLSWMDWSMCVTNPDLLAFTRKVTAFRKAHPVFRRRRFFEGKPIRTGEQDRDIAWLTTSGVEMTPEDWGSGFGKCVAVFLNGDAIPAPNARGERVVDDSFLLCFNAHSQSKTFITPDSGYAHEWTAALDTAHPRGESDLVAKAGEDIEVCGRSVLILRRTD
- the treY gene encoding malto-oligosyltrehalose synthase; this translates as MTRPVLSTYRLQLRGDAFRFVDAEALVDYLDALGVSHLYLSPILTATVGSTHGYDVADPTTVSAELGGAEGLSSLSAAAQARGLGLVVDIVPNHVGVDQPEQNAWWWDLLTHGRSSRYSCLFDIDWDLDPDGRIVLPVLGSDSDVDDLQVDGDVLRLGDLAFPIAPGTGSGSGPEVHDRQHYRLIGWRNGICGYRRFFSITSLAGIRQEDHDVFTTSHAEVKRWFDEKLVDGIRVDHPDGLSDPAGYLVWLRELIGDQAYLVIEKILAADEALEPTLAVDGTTGYDALREIGGLFVDPTGQQALSALSASAGFDHTAVPAMVAELKRTAATVTLGSELARLRRAIVATVGHDHPHLGEAVAALLTHIDVYRSDYRGLSALLPTAIAETASAAPELARPLELVSAAVAADGEAATRLQQLCGAVTAKAVEDCLFYRDPRLVSLNEVGGEPERFGVSTAEFHQASALRARYWPTAMTTLTTHDTKRGEDVRARIGVLSQVPSLWTELVKGWEASTPSPDSATGLFLWQNIFGVWPADKPDEDLRGRLHGYAEKAIREAALHTTWNEPDEAFESAVHAWVDQVLDGPVATELSALVKRLDVHACSDALGQKLLSLTVPGVPDVYQGTELWEDSLVDPDNRRPVDFAARRDALAASTHPKMRVVTAALQLRRARPDVFLTAGHTPVFADGAAADHVVAFQRGSDVLVAVSRWTVHLEDSGWGDTSVTLPPGTWTDRISGAEHTGTVTAATLFTDLPVSLLERTVA